The following coding sequences are from one Treponema bryantii window:
- a CDS encoding NUDIX hydrolase, translating into MELWDLYDSKRNPLHKTHERGQPFAEGEFYVCTEIWVKNSEGKFLITKRHPDKKSGNLWEFSGGGTLAGETTKQSAVRELEEETGIKIDESELELFATYQKKNYFLDLFLVCKDIDLKDIRLQAEETVDAKWCSPAEIQQMIDNGEFVYSVSLRFELYKDIVC; encoded by the coding sequence GTGGAACTTTGGGATTTATATGATAGTAAGCGAAATCCTTTACATAAAACTCATGAACGAGGGCAGCCTTTTGCCGAGGGAGAGTTTTATGTTTGTACAGAAATCTGGGTAAAGAATTCCGAGGGCAAATTTTTAATAACAAAAAGACACCCCGATAAAAAAAGCGGTAATCTTTGGGAATTTTCCGGTGGCGGGACACTTGCCGGCGAAACAACAAAACAATCTGCAGTTAGAGAACTGGAAGAAGAAACCGGCATTAAAATTGATGAATCAGAATTAGAACTTTTTGCAACTTATCAAAAGAAAAACTATTTTCTGGATTTATTTCTAGTATGTAAAGATATTGACCTTAAAGATATCCGCCTCCAGGCAGAAGAAACAGTAGATGCCAAATGGTGCAGCCCGGCAGAAATTCAGCAGATGATAGATAATGGGGAATTCGTCTATTCAGTTAGTCTCCGATTTGAATTGTATAAAGATATAGTCTGTTAG
- a CDS encoding type II toxin-antitoxin system Phd/YefM family antitoxin, with translation MITNVQECIKPISYIKTNAADMMNFVNDKKEPLIITQNGESRAVLIDVESYQEMKDAFNLLKIIQFSEMDVQAGRTKPAKEVFSNLRRKYNLGR, from the coding sequence ATGATTACAAATGTTCAGGAATGCATTAAACCGATTTCTTATATAAAAACAAATGCCGCTGACATGATGAATTTTGTAAATGACAAAAAAGAACCGTTAATCATTACACAAAATGGTGAATCACGGGCAGTATTAATTGATGTTGAATCTTATCAGGAAATGAAAGATGCATTCAATTTGTTAAAAATCATTCAATTCTCTGAAATGGATGTACAAGCTGGAAGAACAAAACCTGCAAAAGAAGTTTTTTCAAATTTAAGAAGGAAGTACAATCTTGGAAGATGA
- a CDS encoding type II toxin-antitoxin system RelE/ParE family toxin produces the protein MEDEKIEEIIISEFAEADLDEIAAYHYSRSPNYVERIISEFEENVESLQNHPKSGRIVPELERQGITKYRELIQEYYRIVYEISGNTIIVHTIIDGRRNFEEIIISKLSRYYGNKT, from the coding sequence TTGGAAGATGAAAAAATTGAAGAAATTATAATTTCAGAATTTGCCGAAGCAGATTTGGATGAAATTGCTGCTTATCATTATTCTCGAAGTCCAAATTACGTTGAAAGAATAATTTCAGAATTTGAAGAAAATGTAGAGTCTCTCCAGAACCATCCTAAAAGCGGAAGAATCGTTCCCGAATTGGAACGACAGGGAATAACAAAATATAGAGAATTGATTCAAGAATATTATAGAATCGTTTATGAAATCTCAGGTAATACAATAATAGTTCACACAATAATCGATGGCCGAAGAAATTTTGAAGAAATAATAATTTCAAAATTATCTCGATATTATGGTAACAAAACCTAA
- a CDS encoding phosphotransferase — translation MTEKIVNEICNSFFHTLPTKIIRNTVGLAGYVYTVQICDDKYVIKISDDKNIISGATYWLDKIKHLDIPTPKVIAENTSTSPYYFIMTFISGKDLGIVYSSLSKDEKKNIAKRLIYYQQEIKKLPMARGFGSLNSYEDSDNLFNTWEDFILSEIKRAEDGIRKNNIFATEYVSKVRDLIPDFREYFLTIKPQPFLDDVTTKNALIHEGKLSGIIDLDWITFGDQIYFLSLTTMALLSMKANLDYIDYLKDEMNLNKNQEKVAELYVLIFCIIFMSEKGACFNKNTPIPVTNQEKNHLIKIFDDYHEKIKH, via the coding sequence ATGACAGAAAAAATTGTAAATGAAATATGTAATAGTTTTTTCCACACGCTTCCAACTAAAATCATAAGAAATACTGTTGGTTTAGCAGGCTATGTTTATACAGTCCAGATTTGTGACGATAAATATGTAATAAAAATTTCTGATGATAAAAATATAATTTCCGGAGCTACCTATTGGTTGGATAAAATAAAACATCTGGATATTCCAACTCCAAAAGTAATTGCAGAAAACACTTCTACATCTCCATATTATTTTATAATGACTTTTATATCCGGAAAAGATCTAGGTATTGTTTATTCATCACTTTCAAAAGATGAAAAGAAAAATATCGCAAAAAGGCTTATCTATTATCAGCAGGAAATTAAGAAACTTCCTATGGCAAGAGGATTTGGTTCACTTAATTCTTATGAAGATTCTGACAATCTATTCAATACCTGGGAAGACTTTATATTAAGCGAAATCAAAAGAGCCGAAGACGGCATAAGAAAAAATAATATTTTTGCCACAGAATATGTTTCGAAAGTTCGAGATTTAATTCCTGATTTTAGAGAATATTTTTTAACTATAAAACCTCAACCGTTTTTGGATGATGTAACAACAAAAAACGCGCTTATACATGAAGGAAAGCTTTCTGGAATAATTGACCTTGATTGGATTACTTTTGGAGATCAGATTTATTTCCTTAGCCTCACGACAATGGCTCTATTAAGTATGAAGGCTAATTTGGATTATATAGATTATTTGAAAGATGAAATGAATCTGAATAAAAATCAGGAAAAAGTTGCAGAACTATATGTTCTTATTTTCTGCATTATTTTCATGTCAGAGAAAGGAGCGTGTTTTAATAAAAATACACCAATTCCTGTTACTAACCAAGAAAAAAATCATCTAATAAAAATATTTGATGATTATCATGAAAAAATAAAGCACTAA